One Mycobacterium paraseoulense genomic window, TACACGATGTAGGAGAGGAACGCGACCTCGGCGACGATCCCGATCCCGACCCGGACGACCGTCGGCAGCGGCGAGGGCGTCACCAACGCCTCGATCAACCCCGAGACCAACAGGACGGCCACCAGTCCGATCGCGACCGACACAACCGCGCGGCCCTGTTCGGCGAGCGCTTGTCCGCGGGGCCGGTCGCCGGGTGCGACCACCGACCACCCCAGCCGCATCCCCGCCGCCCCGGCCAGGAATGCCGCCGTCAGCTCCAGCAACCCGTGCGGGGCCAGCAACCCAAGCAGCACGCCGCCCTTGCCGGCCTGGAACATCAGCCCGGAGATCAGCCCCAGGTTGGCGGCGTTCTGAAACAACACGATCGGGATCGGCAGTCCCAGTAGGACCGACATCGCGATGCACTGCGCCGCAACCCAGGAATTGTTCACCCAGATCTGCAGCGCGAACGCCGCGGCCGGATGCTCGCTGTAGTAGGAGGCCACGTCGTGGTTGACCAATTGCTCGATGT contains:
- a CDS encoding stage II sporulation protein M, translating into MDVDAFVLAHRGTWDRLERLVGRRRSLTGAEVDELVELYQRVSTHLSTLRSASSDSVLIGRLSSLVARARSVVTGAHAPLGSTFARFWTVSFPVVAYRSWRWWLGTAVAFFAVVVVMALWVVGNPEVQSAAGTPSDIEQLVNHDVASYYSEHPAAAFALQIWVNNSWVAAQCIAMSVLLGLPIPIVLFQNAANLGLISGLMFQAGKGGVLLGLLAPHGLLELTAAFLAGAAGMRLGWSVVAPGDRPRGQALAEQGRAVVSVAIGLVAVLLVSGLIEALVTPSPLPTVVRVGIGIVAEVAFLSYIVYFGRRAAKAGETGDIEDAPDVVPTG